GATCGTAGGCGTAGACGACCATTCCGACGCCCTTGGCCATTCTGGCCAGATAGCGGGCGACGAAGCCAAAGCCGTAGAGGACCAGTTTCTTGCCGGCCAGTTCGGTTCCGCTCTTGCCGTTGAACTTTCCGCGCGCCATATAGATCATCAAAGCGAGTGCCAGTTCGGCGACGGCATTGGAATTCTGGCCGGGAGTGTTCATGGCAACGATGTTGTGGGCTGTGGCGGCGGCAAGATCGATGTTGTCGTATCCGGCGCCGGCCCGCACGACTATCTTGAGCTGGGGCGCGGCCGCGAAGACGGCCTCGTCCGCTTTGTCGCTGCGGATGATCAGGGCTTCCGCGTCTGCCACAGCGGCGTGGAGATCCTTCACATCGGTGTAGTTTTCCAGCCAGGCGTGGGGATAGCCGGCTGCGTCAAGTTCGGCCTTGATCTTTTGCACCGCTTCCGCGGCAAAAGCTTTTTCCGTGGCGATCAGTACTTTGTGCATCGGGTACTCCTTATCGGTATATTTTTATGTTGCTATGTTCTGAAAGCTCAGTTTGCTTGTCAAGACCTTTCTCATTTGGCCAGCAGCATGCGCTTTGTGAGGCTGGCATCCCGGGTTTGCAGCCGGTACAGATACAATCCGCTGGCCACGGGATGGCCGGATTCGTCCCTGCCGTCCCAAACCACGCTGTGCCTGCCTTGGGAGCTGTACTCGTCCTTCAATACGCGCACCAACTGGCCCTTCAGGTTGTATACGGCCAGCCGGGTTTCACCGTCTTCCGCGATCTGGAAGGAGATGGTGGTGCTGGGGTTGAAGGGATTGGGATAGTTCTGGGAAAGGGAGTTCGCAAAGACCGGAGTGACGGGATCGGTGTTGGATAGATATCCCGTGGAAGCGAAACTGCCATGGCGCTTGAGCGAGCCGCGATAGGTGATCCAGGGCATGACCGGGGTTTCGGGGCGACGCAGGTTAAGCATCAAAACGCCTGTGGAATAGCCGTTTATGAGCTTGAGCATGCCGTCGTCGTCGAAATCGCAGAGCGTGCCCGGAGTGCTGCCATTGAAGGAAGTGACGAAAGGAAATCCCGCCAGGGGTGAGCCGTCGTGTTTATAGGCAAAAACCGAATTGACATAGCTGGAGAGCAGGATCTCCGGATTGGGGTCGGCATCGAGATTGGCGAGCAACGGCGGGGAATTGAAGATCGATCCAACCTCGAGCGGAAATCCCGGCAAGTCGCTGCCCTGTTGGTTAACAGCGTAGAGCCTGCCGCCCAGGGTCACGAAAACGATCTCGAGTTCGCCGTCCAGATCGAGGTCGCCCAGCACGGCTCCGGAGGCCATGGAGGCCTGGATGGGTTTGCTGAAGAGGATTTCTCCGCTGGAGGAAACCAGCACCAGGCTGGAATTTGTGCCCACGGCGATGGAACCGTTGTTCAGGACGGTGGGCGAGCCGGTTATGACGCCGCCAACCTGCACCGGAAAGCCCGGCAAGGGTGTTCCGGAAGGCGAAAGCACGTGCAGGTTGCCGTTCTGGCAGCCCGCGATGATCTCCAGCAGACCGTCACCGTTCAGGTCCGCGGCCGCGAGTTCCGAACTGAAGGGGCAACCCAGATCGACCGGGAATCCGTTCACAACCGTGCCGTCGGGGTTGATGGCATGCAGGTTTCCGTTCAAGGAATGGGCCAAAACCTTCTCCGTTCCGGAGTTATCCAGTTTGGCGATCACGGGTGTGAAGAGGAAGGGGCTTCCGCCCTGGTAGTCAAAGACCTCGGTCCCGTCAAGGCTCGCGGCATAGACCCTTCCGAAGCGGCTGGCATAAACGATCTCCGGCTCTCCGTCGCCGGTGATGTCGCCCAAAGCTGGGCTGCGCATGATGTCCTGGTTCGGGGGAGTGTAGAATCCGCCGAATTCCTCGCCCTGGTTGTCTATGTAATAAGCTTCGCCATAGACGTCCAGATAGACGATGTCCAGGCTGCCGTCATTATCCAGGTCATAGACCAGGGGCGCGGATTTGCTGCCCACCTGGCAATCCCAGGGGAAGCGGCCGTCGATCAGAGTGATCTCGTAAGTCATTGAATAGTTGCGTTTTCCGGTGCTGAGCTGGGTGGTCGGATGGATGGATTCCAGTTCCATGGTGACGGTGAAAGTGCCGTAGGTCACGTCCTGAGGGAGCTGCAGCCTGAAATGGAGCGCCGGATCGCTGGTCTGGCCGGGCTGAAGCTGCGAAATCGTGATGGCGCCGCCGAGGTTCACCACTCCGTCCGGAAGGCCGGTCAGTTCTGCAGTAACGTTGTAGGCCGTCGCCCAATCCTGATGGTTGCTGATCACGGGATGGAGGCGGATGATCTCCCCGGGGTTGACCGTGCCGTCGTTATCACCCTCCACATCCGAGACCGTGTAATCCTCCAGACTCAGCAAGG
The DNA window shown above is from Candidatus Syntrophosphaera sp. and carries:
- a CDS encoding 3-phosphoglycerate dehydrogenase, encoding MHKVLIATEKAFAAEAVQKIKAELDAAGYPHAWLENYTDVKDLHAAVADAEALIIRSDKADEAVFAAAPQLKIVVRAGAGYDNIDLAAATAHNIVAMNTPGQNSNAVAELALALMIYMARGKFNGKSGTELAGKKLVLYGFGFVARYLARMAKGVGMVVYAYDPYLSREIMTKEGVITLHSVEEIFKTGDYISLHIPATAETKKSINWDLLSLVKPNCILVNTARKEVIDEDALLKALEEKKKFRYVSDVEPDNSRQLAEIFADRVYWTPKKMGAQTEEANINAGVAAAKQIIAFFEKGDTTFKVN
- a CDS encoding VCBS repeat-containing protein produces the protein MKKLLVMIGLLALGAAAFALSLDLSIDANGWQGQYRGSQTAPLLEPGVPALNYLPVRVLIPFGERIESVGVILSEPQLQRNGVALDYVRAQQPISLPAADTTVPEPTIWNADTLFPAKDFDYLGSQFMRGHQIAVINVYPWKYNPVRGEVFSASSLRIEVQTVWDEDLASNSANFFTRARDNSDIRDLVLNPDALHSYVSAPAYRSHAPQSRLIDLSVPKKMIIITDSASEPLFQNYIQWRAAQNVSTALYLVSDIYASYTGADNAEKVRNFISDAYQTWASSSEPLEYVILGGDDEIVPERGCRGQVGQTQDNRMPTDIYFSNLDGDWNANGNDIWGEIADQVDMLPEVHIGRFPAETAAEFNNILRKTQYYVNYNTFSNNISVMFGENLNWNPVTWGGDYKDDVAQHIPESYFLRTMYQRDGTYSETGVWHAINEGAHVMNHMGHANEVFLLGQSNGTIEQLQNTEYGFLYSQGCYPAAFDQRTSGDGECIGEHLSTTSGGLFAFIGNTRYGWYAPGSINGASQFYDREYFIGLYETLNTRLGQALTYSRLQNLNAALSSDVMRWCYYEMVLFGDPSIEVKYPDLSLPLLSLEDYTVSDVEGDNDGTVNPGEIIRLHPVISNHQDWATAYNVTAELTGLPDGVVNLGGAITISQLQPGQTSDPALHFRLQLPQDVTYGTFTVTMELESIHPTTQLSTGKRNYSMTYEITLIDGRFPWDCQVGSKSAPLVYDLDNDGSLDIVYLDVYGEAYYIDNQGEEFGGFYTPPNQDIMRSPALGDITGDGEPEIVYASRFGRVYAASLDGTEVFDYQGGSPFLFTPVIAKLDNSGTEKVLAHSLNGNLHAINPDGTVVNGFPVDLGCPFSSELAAADLNGDGLLEIIAGCQNGNLHVLSPSGTPLPGFPVQVGGVITGSPTVLNNGSIAVGTNSSLVLVSSSGEILFSKPIQASMASGAVLGDLDLDGELEIVFVTLGGRLYAVNQQGSDLPGFPLEVGSIFNSPPLLANLDADPNPEILLSSYVNSVFAYKHDGSPLAGFPFVTSFNGSTPGTLCDFDDDGMLKLINGYSTGVLMLNLRRPETPVMPWITYRGSLKRHGSFASTGYLSNTDPVTPVFANSLSQNYPNPFNPSTTISFQIAEDGETRLAVYNLKGQLVRVLKDEYSSQGRHSVVWDGRDESGHPVASGLYLYRLQTRDASLTKRMLLAK